The sequence tatatatatatatatatatatatatatatatatatatatatatatatatatatatatatatatatatatatatatatattatttattattaatattaatattaatattaatattaatactaatactaatactaatacaatTGAGCAAACCCTTTTCACTATTCATCAACAGTAAGGGTActtttgtatttttacaacaatatatatttatcaattaagttttattatttgcTACTACTCCTTTCCCACACCACCACTTATCATTGTAGTTCCAGACTCTTCATCATTTatcatgtatacatatataaatagatatcgatatatatatatatatatatatatatatatatatatatatttattattaatactaacacaATTGAGCAAACCCTTTTCACTATTCATCAACAGTAAGGGTACTTTTGTCTTTTTACAACAATATATATTTAGCAATTAAGTTTTATTCCACTATATGCTAATACTCACCAAGAATTTTGTAGTTTCAACACTTTACTATATACTAATACTCACCAAGAATTTTGTAGTTTCAACACTTTAGCATTGTAGTTTTTAGTTTGCGTTCACACTGTAATCGGCTTCTCACCTTTgtctcaatttacacaacgactcCTCAACTTTACCTcttttcaggggtaaaaagtgtaaatatacaattttaataaaataaaataaactacttccacccgaatttttagcgggtcctatcttctcgctcggcgcgagttaaatttttccgagtccaccgttcaactcaaaaaaatctcacGAACACAACGGCACTAAGTATGCGTGAAACGGACACTTAAAAAAAAAACGCTCaatacctcggactatattcaatacatatacacacaccTATAATACAATAATACGCTCCGTTAACTATCAATAAGCAACTCAAATTTACGCTGCATTGCTCGGGCTCATTTTTCTAGTTATTTGCTACTACTTTCCCACACCACCACTTATATTGTAGTTCCAGACTCTTCATCATTTATCATTCTCACTTCTAGACTCTTAACCTTCAATAGGTTTCTCACACAAGAACCATCCCAGCTTCCACTTCATGGAGAGCACCACAACCACCGCCACCGTCGTCTATACCACCGCCACCGTCGTCTATACCACCGCCACCGTCATCGCTACTCTATTCTGATTAGCAAGACCACACTTTTGTTCAGGTTTGAATTAATTTACATCTTAcactcaatttttatttattattattatgtataaaataaatatatatcgatatctatctatatctgtatatgtattttGTACTGAGTATAATGTATTAATTCTCTGTTTTATGATCTGATCACATTATATGATTTGATTGTGTTTTTAGGGTACTTACTAGAtcagtactccctccgtccctaaattattgtccagtattctattttgggatgtcccaaattaattgtctacttccataaatagaaaggaaaggagatatttcattggtggatctggagagagaagatatttcattggtggagaaataaagttagtgggatttcctaaaactgtgtgttttttgtctggggacaattaatctgggacggagggagtatatgatTAGGGTTTTTTATTATCAAGATCAGGGTTTTAATTAGACGCTATTTAAACTTAAGATGAGATAATGTATTCAACACTGATTTTGATTCCAAATCACAATTATTACAATAATTATTTACCATTTACGTCTAAATCAAATCAACTCAATGTCAACATCAACCAATGTGAATCGATTTTTTGTATATGTTGAGTTATAAGTTTTGAATATGAATGAGCTAATATTACCTCAAACGTAGTAAAAAAAATGCCTTTAAACACAGATTTTTAGTTTAGAGTGTTTGTCAATGACTTTTAATTTTTGTGATTTTAAAATTATTGGtaattgataacaaatctttatTGCCTGCTTACATACAGAATGCCTTCAAAAGATCCACTTTTGCAAATGGAAACAACATGTGTATCACTGCTATGTGAATTAAAGGTACctgctcattattattattatattactatagTTTTAAATTCATATGTTCAACTAATTTGGAGGGTTTGTATACGAAATAAAGATTATATGGGATGAAGTTGGCGAAAATGATGTTGAAAGGGACAAGATGTTGTTAGAGCTCAAACGGGAATGTCTTGAGGTGCAAAGAAGAAAAGTAGATTTTGCAAATAAATTTAGAGCTCAATTAAGACAAGCCATTGCCGATTCTGAAGCGGAGTTAGCATCTATTTGTTCGGCTATGGGCGAGCGACCCGTCCATATTAGACATGTATTTATTAAGTTATTAAGCACAATTATGTTCTTTTAGTTTTTCTTGAAATGTTATATATGGTTAACTTACAACAATTGACATAATTTAAGTAATATTTGAATTTGAATACTGACGTGTATATTTGTGATTGGTTCTAATTTCTTTTTCTGCTTTTTCAGTCTGATCAAAACTTTGGAAACTTAAAAGCAGAACTGAGAGCCATTCTTCCAGAATTAGAAGAAATGAAGAAGCGAAAATGGATCGCAGAAATCAATTTATTGAAGTTTTGGAGGAATTCATACAACTTCTTCAAGCACAATTCTGGATGAAACTGATCTTACTATAAGAAAGCTTGAGGAACTTCACACAAAGCTTCAAACACTACAAAAAGAAAAGGTAAATcccatattagtatcattatcataacaTGAATTTGAAAATTAACATTTGGTTACTAATTCCGTTGTAAATAATAATATGCAGAGTGAACGTATGAATCGAGTTTTAGATCATTTGAGTTCCTTGAATTCACTCTGCTCGGTTCTTGGGATAGATTTTAAGCATACGATTAATGAAGTTCATCCAAGCTTATCTTATACAGAAGGACCGAAAAGCATAAGTGATGACACAATATCGAGACTTTCAACTGCCATACAAAGACTACGAGAAGTTAAAATACAAAGAATGAAAAGAGTAAGTTGTGCGAGGTGGAGTCAAATTATCTATAATTGTCTTATTTGTCACTTGATTAACAGCTTAAATATTTTGGTATGGCTCTCTTTAGAATTCTCTTTTGATGATTGTTGTTGTTTATTCGTTAAAAAGGTATGAAAAAGGCGTCTGTTAATTTCTAGGGTTGTACCTTTGATTGAGGTTGTGTTTAACAGAGTTGGGTTTGGTTTTTAGAAGAAGACACAATTTATTGATCTGAAGATGTGTTTTGAGGTATGTATTTGATGTATGCGGTCTTCATATTTACCCAATTTTTACTAATTACTACTACTAAATGTTAAACATTAAATCTCAGAAGCGAGTCGATTACAGGTACAGACTTTGATTTAGATATTGTTAGTAATTACTCCTTTGATTTAGATATTGTTagtaaatacaaaaaaaaaaaaaaaaaagaaaaaaaaaagtacatGTTGAATATTTGTAATAACATTTTAATGATTTAGATATTGTTAGTAATTACTCCTATGTTTGTTAGTTATGTGGATGCTAACGATTTACATGTATAATTTGAGATCGTAATTTGGATGCTAATGATATAGGTACAGACTTTGATTTCGATTTTAATGATTCAGTTATCGAACCTGAATTTCAGTGGCTGCAACGTACGAATGAGTTGTTCGAGTTGGTGAAAAAAGGTTTTTATAAACTTGACTACATATAAAAAAGCTGAGGCCTGAAGGTAAGGCGTACTGTTGAGAGCGTAACTGATTTTGAACAACAAATCATTTTTACTCTGCTTTTTTTTTTCTAAATGTGATAAAATACATTTAGTTAGAAAGATATTTACGTTTGATGTACAGCCTGGGTGGCAACAGCAGAACCCCGCATACTTCTGTTTGCTATTTTGTATCACACTATGTAATCTGTACAAACCTACGCAATGTATCACTATCAGCAGCTTTCAACCAACTACTTTCTACGCAATGTATGCCACTAAGTGATAATCACATTTAGTAA comes from Rutidosis leptorrhynchoides isolate AG116_Rl617_1_P2 chromosome 4, CSIRO_AGI_Rlap_v1, whole genome shotgun sequence and encodes:
- the LOC139844125 gene encoding 65-kDa microtubule-associated protein 3-like, which encodes MPSKDPLLQMETTCVSLLCELKIIWDEVGENDVERDKMLLELKRECLEVQRRKVDFANKFRAQLRQAIADSEAELASICSAMGERPVHIRHSDQNFGNLKAELRAILPELEEMKKRKWIAEINLLKFWRNSYNFFKHNSG